One Candidatus Thermoplasmatota archaeon DNA window includes the following coding sequences:
- a CDS encoding IS4 family transposase — protein sequence MHEFEEEMCKLFPPQWLRDTAKETGLVERKRKVDPVAIFWVLILSFGVGMQRTLASLKRSYEREGDIVLSDSSWYERFSPELVLYLKTCVIHGIEYLARTEHRKLSDKMRHFQDVLIQDSTIIRLHKALAK from the coding sequence ATGCATGAATTTGAAGAGGAGATGTGTAAACTTTTCCCGCCGCAATGGCTACGGGACACTGCAAAAGAAACCGGGCTGGTGGAACGGAAACGTAAGGTTGACCCGGTAGCGATATTCTGGGTTTTAATCCTGAGTTTTGGTGTTGGAATGCAGCGAACTCTTGCCAGTCTTAAACGGAGTTATGAACGGGAAGGAGACATTGTGTTGAGTGACAGTAGTTGGTATGAGCGATTTTCTCCTGAGTTGGTTCTTTATCTAAAAACATGTGTGATCCATGGTATAGAATACTTAGCGAGAACAGAACATCGTAAACTATCGGATAAAATGAGGCATTTCCAGGATGTTCTCATCCAAGATAGTACTATCATTCGTTTACATAAGGCGTTAGCAAAG
- a CDS encoding 4Fe-4S binding protein, translating to MKKEFKKGSICIVVDYQKCCGSGECVNACPVNIFEIENGKAVAKNVDECIECCVCVNVCPQKAIEHSSCN from the coding sequence ATGAAAAAAGAATTTAAAAAAGGATCTATATGTATTGTTGTCGATTATCAAAAATGTTGTGGGTCAGGTGAGTGCGTTAACGCTTGTCCCGTCAATATTTTTGAAATCGAAAACGGAAAGGCAGTCGCAAAAAATGTTGACGAATGTATTGAATGCTGTGTATGTGTTAATGTATGTCCACAGAAAGCAATCGAACATTCCTCCTGCAACTAA
- a CDS encoding GNAT family N-acetyltransferase, which yields MHEKQIAIKLVKTWLIDDIITLYKAGGWWKDEFDPNSIPRLIQGSYAFAVAVDTNIGKAIGMGRVLSDGISDAYIQDVVVLPEYRGFNIGKKIVQTLVTYCISNNIHWIGLIAEPNSQQFYTSIGFSQMKEYIPMLFVSNKGRKHAPF from the coding sequence ATGCATGAAAAACAGATCGCTATAAAACTGGTAAAAACATGGTTGATCGATGATATCATAACTCTATACAAAGCAGGTGGTTGGTGGAAGGATGAATTCGATCCAAATAGCATTCCGAGATTAATACAAGGAAGCTATGCTTTTGCTGTTGCTGTTGATACGAACATCGGAAAAGCAATTGGTATGGGGCGAGTTCTTTCTGATGGTATTTCAGATGCCTACATTCAAGATGTTGTTGTACTTCCAGAGTATCGAGGATTCAATATTGGAAAAAAAATAGTTCAAACCCTAGTCACCTATTGTATATCAAATAACATTCATTGGATTGGACTGATCGCTGAGCCAAACAGTCAACAGTTTTATACAAGTATTGGTTTTTCCCAAATGAAAGAGTATATCCCCATGCTTTTTGTATCCAATAAAGGTCGCAAACATGCTCCGTTTTAG
- a CDS encoding phosphatidylglycerol lysyltransferase domain-containing protein: MLRFSDFKKITLDDKPLFDAYFAKYPPVHSGMLFTTMICWQDLVNYHYAGMKNHLIIYTKMKDTIQVRPPIGAYDKDIFDTVLWFAYHEASEEAFGMIDIETKNWLTKHTKIQHFIEDRDFFDYVYTASDLANLAGSEYAKIRNRLNKFVKSYQYTLETITDSNMEEVAEFLKRWCLWKDCESDDILKYERKAMMFAMSHFFDLNLNGLALRIDGRIEAISVFEPMNPTTAVVHFEKGSPEYDGIYKAINLETARVLQKKYQFINRQEDMGIPGLRQAKMSYRPHHFVEVFHIEKKDIIL; this comes from the coding sequence ATGCTCCGTTTTAGTGATTTTAAAAAAATCACCTTGGATGATAAACCTCTTTTCGATGCGTATTTTGCAAAATATCCGCCGGTGCATAGTGGCATGCTTTTTACGACTATGATATGCTGGCAAGATCTTGTTAACTATCATTATGCCGGTATGAAAAACCATTTAATTATTTATACGAAAATGAAAGATACAATCCAGGTTCGCCCCCCAATTGGAGCATATGATAAAGATATTTTTGATACTGTTCTTTGGTTTGCATACCACGAGGCGTCAGAAGAAGCGTTCGGAATGATCGATATCGAAACAAAAAACTGGCTTACTAAACATACGAAAATACAGCATTTTATAGAAGATCGCGATTTTTTTGATTATGTGTATACTGCATCAGATCTTGCAAATCTTGCTGGAAGCGAATACGCAAAGATTCGAAACAGATTAAATAAATTCGTGAAGAGCTATCAATACACTCTTGAAACAATTACTGACAGCAATATGGAAGAAGTTGCCGAATTTTTAAAACGGTGGTGTCTATGGAAAGATTGTGAATCAGACGATATTTTAAAGTATGAACGAAAAGCGATGATGTTTGCAATGAGTCATTTTTTTGATTTAAATCTGAATGGTTTAGCACTTCGTATCGATGGACGAATTGAGGCTATATCTGTTTTTGAGCCGATGAATCCAACAACAGCAGTTGTTCATTTTGAAAAAGGTTCCCCTGAGTATGATGGTATCTACAAAGCAATCAATTTGGAGACCGCAAGAGTGCTCCAAAAAAAATATCAATTTATCAATCGACAAGAAGATATGGGTATACCTGGTCTCCGGCAGGCAAAAATGTCGTATCGTCCCCATCATTTTGTTGAAGTATTCCATATTGAAAAAAAAGATATCATCCTATAA
- a CDS encoding dihydroorotate dehydrogenase: MNKLITKIGNLQFENPTILASGIMGEDAGSMNRIIASGAGGIVTKSIGIIPRTGYPNPTFVELEHGLLNAMGLPNPGIDAFSEELQQLTKTKTPIIGSIYGANSEEFINLAQKMESYKVDAIELNVSCPHAKRFGLEVGSDPVLLQEITNAVKQSVHIPVFVKLSPNVTSIADIASAAEKGGADAIVAINTVKAMKINIELQRPILANKIGGYSGKAIKPIGVRCVYEIAERVQIPIIGAGGITDGKDVIEYIMAGATAVQIGSAVYYRDIDVFKKICNECTTWLHEHNVKKLSELVGVAHT, encoded by the coding sequence ATGAATAAGCTCATAACAAAAATAGGAAACCTTCAATTTGAAAATCCAACAATACTTGCTTCAGGGATCATGGGTGAAGATGCTGGAAGCATGAACCGAATAATTGCTAGTGGTGCAGGAGGAATCGTTACAAAATCAATCGGTATCATACCACGTACTGGTTATCCCAATCCTACCTTCGTTGAACTCGAACATGGACTGCTGAACGCAATGGGCCTGCCAAATCCAGGAATCGATGCATTTTCAGAAGAATTACAACAACTAACAAAAACAAAAACACCAATCATCGGAAGTATCTATGGTGCGAATTCAGAGGAGTTTATCAATTTAGCACAAAAAATGGAATCCTACAAGGTTGACGCTATTGAATTAAATGTGAGCTGCCCTCATGCAAAGCGATTTGGGTTGGAAGTTGGTTCAGATCCGGTTTTACTTCAAGAAATAACCAACGCAGTCAAACAATCTGTGCATATACCAGTGTTTGTCAAACTATCACCAAATGTCACAAGTATCGCAGATATTGCAAGTGCTGCAGAAAAGGGAGGTGCTGATGCTATTGTTGCGATTAATACGGTAAAAGCAATGAAAATCAATATCGAACTTCAAAGACCGATACTAGCAAATAAAATTGGTGGCTATTCAGGAAAAGCAATAAAACCAATCGGAGTTCGATGTGTTTATGAAATTGCAGAAAGAGTTCAAATTCCAATTATTGGTGCCGGAGGAATAACTGACGGAAAAGACGTCATTGAATATATCATGGCAGGAGCAACAGCAGTGCAAATCGGAAGTGCAGTGTATTACCGCGATATAGATGTTTTTAAAAAAATTTGTAACGAATGTACTACATGGTTACATGAACATAACGTCAAAAAATTATCAGAGTTAGTTGGAGTTGCTCATACATGA
- a CDS encoding dihydroorotate dehydrogenase electron transfer subunit, with the protein MNQPRITEICSIKKEAENIFSIAFDDPRDIKPGQFYMIWIPGVDEIPMSVSSITDTTKMITFRILGDATKALASLHTYDKIGIRGPYGNGFTIAGKSLLFVGGGTGVAMLAPAVEEALRKKIKTTVIIGTKTESEIFFDQRLHQQGAHVLITTDDGSRGIKGFASDLAKDILEKEQFDGVLTCGPEIMMKKLLTVCDHLNFQASLERYMKCAVGICGQCCIGEGMRVCVEGPVFDKQSLKKFFDFGIYTRDASGKKIKF; encoded by the coding sequence ATGAACCAACCACGCATTACAGAAATTTGTTCAATTAAAAAGGAAGCAGAGAACATTTTTTCCATCGCATTTGATGACCCAAGAGATATAAAACCAGGACAGTTTTATATGATTTGGATTCCTGGAGTTGATGAAATTCCAATGAGTGTCTCTTCAATCACTGATACCACCAAGATGATCACATTTCGAATACTTGGTGATGCAACAAAGGCACTTGCATCACTTCATACGTATGATAAAATTGGAATACGTGGTCCATATGGTAATGGTTTTACTATTGCTGGAAAATCATTGCTTTTTGTTGGCGGGGGGACTGGTGTTGCTATGCTTGCACCGGCAGTCGAAGAAGCTCTCCGGAAAAAAATAAAAACAACGGTCATTATAGGTACGAAAACCGAAAGCGAAATTTTTTTTGATCAACGATTACATCAACAAGGTGCTCACGTTCTTATTACAACAGATGATGGATCGCGAGGAATCAAAGGTTTTGCATCAGATCTTGCCAAAGACATTCTTGAAAAAGAACAATTTGACGGCGTTCTTACTTGTGGACCTGAGATCATGATGAAAAAACTTCTGACGGTGTGCGATCATCTTAATTTTCAAGCATCACTTGAGCGATATATGAAGTGTGCTGTCGGTATTTGCGGCCAATGTTGTATCGGGGAAGGAATGCGTGTTTGTGTAGAAGGACCTGTGTTTGATAAACAATCCTTAAAAAAATTTTTTGATTTTGGTATATATACAAGAGATGCAAGTGGGAAAAAAATAAAATTTTAG